From the genome of Muricauda sp. SCSIO 64092, one region includes:
- a CDS encoding BLUF domain-containing protein — protein sequence MHSLVYRSAANESFTIPEIYGMLSNAKDYNAEHGITGCLLYHNSQFLQLLEGEEGEVLKLFQKITMDKRHHDILLIESEYSNTRLFGEWSMAFHDYGQNGLSANLKLNQIDAFLKQSDAFNRKSGPVLKFFSAVKDILFSN from the coding sequence ATGCATTCGCTAGTTTACCGTTCAGCAGCGAATGAATCCTTTACCATTCCAGAAATCTATGGTATGTTGAGTAATGCGAAGGATTACAATGCTGAACATGGCATCACTGGATGTCTATTATACCATAACTCACAATTTCTTCAACTCCTGGAAGGCGAGGAGGGCGAGGTTCTGAAATTGTTCCAAAAGATAACTATGGATAAGAGACACCATGATATCCTCTTGATTGAGAGTGAGTATTCCAATACGCGGCTTTTTGGCGAATGGAGCATGGCATTTCATGATTATGGGCAAAATGGACTATCGGCAAACTTAAAACTAAATCAGATTGATGCTTTTCTGAAGCAATCGGATGCCTTCAACAGAAAAAGCGGGCCCGTACTCAAATTTTTCTCTGCGGTTAAGGACATTTTATTTTCTAATTGA
- a CDS encoding SRPBCC family protein — translation MRLYQLRAKQAFPIDRQTAWEFLSNPENLKVITPDHMGFHILSGVERNMFPGQIIQYKVNPFPGFTTKWVTEITHVKEGEYFVDEQRFGPYSLWHHKHFINEIDGGIEMEDVIDYKIPLGILGQLAHPILVKKQLLQIFEYRERKLQERFGQLEHYQNTLEMKSI, via the coding sequence ATGAGACTTTACCAGCTTCGGGCTAAACAGGCTTTTCCCATAGACCGGCAAACCGCCTGGGAATTCTTATCCAACCCGGAAAACCTTAAAGTGATTACTCCGGATCACATGGGGTTCCACATCCTTTCCGGCGTGGAACGGAATATGTTTCCCGGTCAAATAATACAATATAAGGTTAATCCATTTCCCGGGTTCACCACCAAATGGGTGACTGAAATCACCCATGTGAAGGAAGGGGAGTATTTTGTGGATGAACAACGTTTTGGTCCCTATTCCCTCTGGCATCACAAACATTTTATCAATGAAATTGATGGTGGAATTGAAATGGAGGATGTAATCGATTATAAAATCCCTTTGGGAATTTTAGGACAGTTGGCCCATCCAATTCTGGTTAAAAAGCAATTGTTGCAAATCTTTGAATACAGGGAGCGAAAATTGCAAGAGCGTTTTGGGCAATTGGAGCACTATCAAAATACATTGGAAATGAAATCTATCTAA
- a CDS encoding amidohydrolase: MKKTIPFLLLLVPLMLFSQKMGKNKKAVLASVEKHKEHLIQLSDSIWALAEIAFEESQSSEVLASYAEKNGLKVTRGVANIPTAFTATYGSGKPVISILGEFDALPGLSQKTVPVKNPIIEGAPGHGCGHNLFGAASLGSAIAIKELIETGKIKGTVKFLGTPAEEKYFAKVWMVEAGLWDDVDVNISWHPGANTEADVQSGLSLIDFIVEFYGQAAHASADPWNGRSASDALELYTTGMNYYREHIKPTSRIHYHIQDGGQVVNVVPDYSKIWVRVRDPKREVMLPTYEQVKKMAEGAAIMANVEYKISLVSGIYEMLVNRSGGEIMQRNLELLGPITYTDEETTFGKAIQKATGKPEVGMDSKINPLRETQELPGGGSTDVGDVSWNVANINLSVTTAPKDTPWHSWAVVACGGMSIGHKGMIYASKAMAMTMLDLFESPKLVEKVKEEFRTRKGDVVYEAMIDGPPPISEN, from the coding sequence ATGAAAAAAACAATACCCTTTTTACTCCTGCTTGTTCCCTTAATGCTCTTTTCCCAGAAAATGGGCAAAAACAAAAAGGCAGTCCTGGCATCGGTCGAAAAACATAAAGAGCATCTCATTCAGTTAAGTGATTCCATTTGGGCTTTGGCCGAAATCGCTTTTGAAGAATCCCAATCCTCCGAGGTTCTGGCATCCTATGCTGAAAAGAACGGTCTAAAGGTCACCCGAGGTGTTGCCAATATACCTACGGCATTCACGGCTACCTATGGATCGGGAAAGCCCGTTATCAGTATCCTGGGCGAGTTTGATGCCCTTCCCGGGCTTTCACAAAAAACGGTGCCCGTAAAAAATCCAATAATTGAGGGCGCTCCGGGGCATGGATGTGGACATAATTTGTTTGGGGCCGCGAGCTTGGGATCGGCAATAGCCATAAAAGAATTGATCGAAACAGGCAAAATAAAGGGAACCGTTAAATTCTTGGGAACCCCGGCAGAGGAAAAATACTTTGCCAAGGTTTGGATGGTCGAAGCCGGACTTTGGGATGATGTGGATGTAAACATTAGTTGGCATCCGGGGGCCAATACCGAAGCGGACGTACAGAGCGGACTTTCACTGATTGACTTTATTGTTGAATTTTATGGCCAGGCGGCCCATGCTTCCGCAGATCCCTGGAATGGTCGAAGTGCCTCGGACGCTTTGGAACTCTATACTACCGGCATGAACTATTACCGTGAACATATCAAGCCCACCTCCAGAATACACTATCATATCCAAGATGGTGGCCAGGTGGTGAACGTGGTTCCCGATTATTCAAAAATCTGGGTGCGTGTACGCGACCCTAAACGTGAGGTAATGCTCCCTACCTATGAACAGGTCAAAAAAATGGCGGAAGGAGCTGCTATAATGGCCAATGTAGAGTATAAGATTTCGTTGGTTTCCGGAATCTATGAGATGCTCGTAAACCGTTCGGGAGGGGAAATCATGCAGCGAAATCTGGAACTATTGGGTCCTATCACCTATACGGATGAAGAAACCACCTTTGGAAAAGCCATACAAAAGGCCACTGGCAAACCGGAAGTGGGTATGGACAGTAAAATCAATCCCCTTAGGGAGACTCAGGAACTTCCTGGAGGCGGTTCCACCGATGTTGGTGATGTAAGTTGGAATGTTGCCAACATCAATTTAAGTGTCACCACAGCTCCAAAAGACACCCCATGGCATTCATGGGCGGTCGTCGCGTGCGGTGGAATGAGTATTGGCCATAAAGGGATGATCTATGCTTCCAAGGCTATGGCCATGACCATGTTGGACCTTTTTGAAAGTCCAAAGTTGGTCGAGAAGGTAAAAGAAGAATTTAGGACCCGTAAGGGAGATGTGGTGTATGAGGCCATGATAGATGGTCCACCTCCCATCAGTGAAAACTAA
- a CDS encoding pirin family protein, whose translation MEAVVIRTFPLGFPWETEDPFLFCVHHLDHYPKGNGEMGPDPKLLEGRNIGNDFTLKDGWRMYHGTTIPGFPYHPHRGFETITIVNKGFCDHSDSLGASGRFGQGDVQWMTAGRGVQHSEMFPLLNDNAGNTLELFQIWLNLPKSDKFAEPHFKMLWHEDIPLVQEQNALIKVIAGNYKGHQAPNPAPDSWAAHTENEVAIWNIQIEAETQFLLPEALGNVSRTLYFYEGDTLSLGELKVNPNFGIQLNPKKEVIIKAGNKKAGLLMLQGKPIAEPVAKYGPFVMNTEEEIQQAMQEYRLTQFGG comes from the coding sequence ATGGAAGCTGTTGTAATCCGTACTTTTCCTTTGGGTTTTCCCTGGGAAACCGAAGACCCCTTTTTATTCTGTGTCCATCATTTGGACCACTACCCTAAAGGCAATGGCGAAATGGGCCCAGATCCCAAGCTATTGGAAGGTCGAAACATAGGGAATGACTTCACTTTAAAAGACGGTTGGCGAATGTACCATGGAACCACCATCCCTGGATTTCCCTACCATCCCCACCGGGGTTTCGAAACCATCACCATTGTGAACAAAGGATTTTGCGATCATTCGGATTCCTTAGGGGCATCTGGCCGTTTTGGTCAGGGAGATGTACAATGGATGACCGCAGGGCGCGGAGTCCAGCATTCTGAAATGTTCCCTTTGCTCAACGATAATGCCGGAAATACTTTGGAGCTTTTTCAAATTTGGTTGAATCTCCCGAAATCGGACAAATTTGCGGAACCTCATTTTAAAATGTTGTGGCATGAAGATATTCCCCTTGTCCAGGAGCAAAATGCCCTCATTAAAGTCATTGCCGGAAATTATAAAGGGCATCAGGCTCCAAACCCCGCTCCCGATTCCTGGGCGGCCCATACCGAAAATGAAGTGGCTATTTGGAATATACAGATTGAGGCAGAAACGCAATTCCTATTGCCCGAGGCCTTGGGGAACGTATCCAGGACCCTATATTTCTATGAAGGGGACACCCTTTCCCTTGGAGAACTAAAGGTAAATCCCAACTTTGGAATCCAATTGAATCCCAAAAAAGAGGTCATCATAAAAGCAGGGAACAAGAAAGCAGGTCTATTGATGTTACAAGGAAAACCAATTGCAGAACCCGTGGCCAAATACGGCCCCTTTGTAATGAATACGGAGGAGGAAATTCAACAGGCCATGCAGGAATACCGCTTGACACAATTTGGAGGATAG
- a CDS encoding SDR family NAD(P)-dependent oxidoreductase → MGKTILLIGGSYGIGFEMAKALHTKHTVYIASRTKEGLHGLNVNHITFDATSDSLEASQLPDGIDGFAYCPGSITLKPLKMLSMEVFREEMELNFFSLVNVVKTIMPKMSEGASMVFFSTVAVGTGMPFHTSIAAAKGAIEGFAKSLAAESAPKVRVNCIAPSLVDTPLAGRLLSNDKKREFMSQRHPLKRVGNTTDIANLAVFLLSDKSTWVTGQILGVDGGMSTLNIS, encoded by the coding sequence ATGGGTAAAACTATTTTATTGATCGGTGGTTCCTATGGTATTGGATTTGAAATGGCCAAAGCCTTACATACGAAACATACTGTTTATATCGCCTCTAGAACCAAGGAAGGGCTTCATGGTCTAAATGTCAATCATATCACTTTTGATGCCACCTCGGATTCTTTGGAGGCATCACAACTACCAGATGGTATTGATGGTTTTGCCTACTGTCCGGGCAGTATTACCCTAAAGCCACTAAAAATGCTGTCCATGGAAGTTTTCCGGGAAGAAATGGAACTGAACTTTTTCTCATTGGTCAATGTGGTAAAGACCATCATGCCCAAAATGTCGGAAGGTGCCAGCATGGTTTTTTTCAGTACCGTTGCCGTGGGTACGGGAATGCCTTTCCACACCAGTATAGCCGCTGCCAAAGGGGCCATAGAGGGCTTTGCCAAATCCCTGGCGGCGGAGAGTGCCCCAAAAGTGCGTGTGAATTGTATTGCCCCATCGCTGGTTGATACCCCATTGGCGGGACGCTTGTTGAGCAATGATAAAAAGAGGGAATTCATGTCGCAGCGCCACCCCCTGAAGCGTGTGGGAAACACAACCGATATTGCCAACTTAGCCGTATTCCTATTAAGTGACAAAAGTACCTGGGTCACGGGACAGATATTGGGTGTAGATGGGGGAATGTCCACTTTGAACATTTCATAA
- a CDS encoding alkyl hydroperoxide reductase codes for MKLTLRLAAIYNILWGFWVVTFPNHFFELVGMEPLNHPMVWQGMGMVIGVYGLGYWWASFNPIKHWPIVAVGFLGKIFGPLGFLFNYIKGDVPLEFIYTLITNDFIWWIPFAIILIKVHWQVRWKL; via the coding sequence ATGAAACTAACGTTAAGGCTGGCCGCCATTTACAATATTCTTTGGGGATTTTGGGTGGTAACGTTTCCCAATCATTTTTTTGAACTTGTGGGTATGGAGCCCCTTAACCATCCCATGGTTTGGCAAGGTATGGGAATGGTCATAGGTGTTTATGGGTTGGGCTATTGGTGGGCCTCCTTCAACCCCATCAAGCACTGGCCAATTGTAGCCGTTGGCTTTCTCGGCAAAATTTTTGGGCCCCTGGGGTTTCTCTTTAATTACATAAAGGGTGATGTTCCATTGGAATTTATATATACCTTGATTACCAACGATTTCATATGGTGGATTCCCTTTGCCATCATTTTGATAAAAGTGCATTGGCAGGTCCGTTGGAAACTTTAA
- a CDS encoding sodium:solute symporter, translating into MAVLDWIVLLGTLLFIVGFGVWKTKGSNSVDDYVRGGQTKWWTIGLSVMATQASAITFLSTPGQAFHDGMGFVQFYFGLPLAMIVICLVFIPIYHKLKVYTAYEMLETRFDLKTRTLTAILFLVQRGLAAGITIFAPSIILSAVLGWDLRTLNIIIGILVIIYTVSGGTKAVNITQKQQMFVIMIGMFFAFFFIMGSLPADISFGEALKIAGANDKLEILNFDFDTKNRYTFWSGITGGFFLALAYFGTDQSQVQRYLSGKSVRESQLGLVFNGIFKIPMQFFILLVGVMVFVFYQYNPSPLHFNPAANEAIKSSDLAGDYAILEEGHAELVKEKRMAQNDFVTALKLKDFNAIEQAKINLIKVNQEELHNRESARILINSADPSVETNDKDYVFIHFILNNLPRGLIGLLLAVILSAAMSSTASELNALGTITALDLYKRNKGGEFTQKQFVYATKGFTLVWGVIAILIACIANLFDNLIQLVNIIGSIFYGNVLGVFLLAFFFKFVKGNAVFIAAIITQIIVILGWYQDWMSYLWLNAFGCCLVIVLALLFEVLDQTLRRPPIKT; encoded by the coding sequence ATGGCTGTTCTTGACTGGATTGTACTTTTAGGTACGCTACTGTTCATCGTAGGGTTTGGCGTTTGGAAGACCAAGGGCAGTAACAGCGTGGACGATTACGTGAGGGGAGGACAGACCAAATGGTGGACCATTGGACTATCGGTAATGGCTACCCAAGCAAGTGCGATTACCTTTTTGTCCACACCTGGCCAAGCCTTTCATGATGGAATGGGTTTTGTACAGTTTTATTTTGGTCTTCCCTTGGCCATGATTGTCATTTGTTTGGTTTTTATCCCCATCTATCATAAGCTTAAGGTATATACGGCCTACGAAATGTTGGAAACACGTTTCGACCTCAAAACGAGGACACTTACAGCCATTCTTTTTCTGGTACAACGTGGATTGGCTGCCGGAATTACCATTTTTGCACCATCAATAATCCTTTCGGCCGTACTGGGATGGGATTTGAGGACCTTGAACATTATTATTGGCATATTGGTTATCATCTATACCGTTAGCGGAGGGACCAAAGCCGTGAACATCACCCAAAAACAGCAGATGTTCGTGATCATGATCGGGATGTTTTTCGCGTTTTTCTTTATTATGGGGAGTTTGCCCGCGGATATTTCTTTTGGTGAAGCCTTAAAAATTGCAGGGGCAAACGACAAACTTGAAATCCTGAATTTTGACTTTGACACCAAAAACCGATACACCTTCTGGAGTGGAATTACAGGAGGTTTCTTTTTGGCCCTAGCCTATTTTGGAACGGACCAAAGCCAGGTACAACGGTACCTCTCCGGGAAATCGGTAAGGGAAAGTCAACTGGGATTGGTCTTCAACGGCATTTTTAAAATACCCATGCAGTTCTTTATTCTTTTGGTAGGGGTCATGGTTTTTGTTTTTTATCAGTACAACCCCTCCCCTCTTCATTTTAACCCAGCTGCCAATGAGGCCATTAAATCATCCGATCTGGCAGGGGATTATGCCATTCTGGAAGAAGGTCATGCAGAATTGGTCAAGGAAAAGCGCATGGCCCAAAATGATTTTGTAACGGCCTTAAAACTGAAGGATTTCAATGCCATTGAGCAGGCTAAAATTAATTTGATCAAAGTAAATCAGGAAGAATTGCACAATCGGGAGTCGGCCAGAATACTCATTAATTCGGCAGACCCAAGTGTTGAGACCAATGATAAGGATTATGTGTTCATCCATTTTATTCTCAACAACCTTCCAAGAGGCCTCATTGGTTTGTTGTTGGCCGTTATTTTATCTGCCGCAATGTCCTCCACCGCATCGGAGTTGAATGCCTTAGGTACCATAACCGCTTTGGATTTATACAAAAGGAACAAAGGCGGGGAATTCACGCAAAAACAATTTGTGTATGCCACCAAGGGCTTTACCTTGGTATGGGGCGTAATTGCCATCCTAATAGCCTGTATTGCCAACCTTTTCGATAACCTGATTCAATTGGTAAACATCATAGGATCCATTTTTTACGGAAATGTCCTTGGCGTATTTCTATTGGCATTCTTCTTTAAGTTCGTCAAGGGAAATGCCGTTTTCATTGCGGCAATCATTACACAGATCATCGTAATCTTGGGTTGGTATCAGGATTGGATGTCTTATTTATGGCTAAACGCCTTTGGTTGTTGTTTGGTCATTGTATTGGCCTTGCTTTTTGAAGTTCTGGATCAAACGTTAAGGCGCCCTCCCATCAAGACATAA
- a CDS encoding DUF2911 domain-containing protein has translation MKKLGFLSLFAVLALTVNAQMQTPQPSPSSELEQMVGLTEVEVEYARPSMKGRTIFGDLVPYGQLWRTGANKNTTVSFSDDVKIGGKDVKAGKYAIFTKPGEAVWEVIFYTDTENWGTPRNWDASKVAATVKVEVMKMPMKVETFTITIDDLTNNGANLGILWEDVYVGVPFEVPTAEKAQKSIESTMAGPSARDLYSAASYYYEEGLDMEKAREWIDKAVAMDTKGEQYWVLRRQSLIHAKLGDKKAAIAAAKKSLAAAEAAGNQDYVKMNKDSLMEWGAL, from the coding sequence ATGAAAAAATTAGGATTCTTAAGTTTATTTGCAGTATTGGCCCTTACAGTCAATGCACAGATGCAAACTCCCCAACCCAGCCCAAGTTCAGAGTTGGAGCAAATGGTTGGATTGACGGAAGTGGAAGTGGAATACGCAAGACCTTCCATGAAGGGAAGAACAATTTTTGGTGATTTGGTTCCCTATGGACAGCTTTGGAGGACCGGTGCAAACAAAAACACGACCGTTTCGTTCAGTGATGACGTAAAAATTGGGGGCAAAGATGTGAAAGCGGGCAAATACGCCATTTTCACAAAACCTGGTGAAGCCGTTTGGGAAGTCATTTTTTATACGGATACCGAAAATTGGGGAACACCCAGGAATTGGGATGCTTCCAAAGTAGCGGCTACGGTTAAGGTTGAAGTGATGAAAATGCCCATGAAAGTAGAGACCTTTACCATAACTATTGATGACCTAACCAACAACGGGGCTAATCTTGGCATACTCTGGGAAGATGTTTATGTAGGCGTGCCTTTTGAAGTACCCACAGCCGAAAAAGCACAAAAAAGTATTGAATCCACCATGGCAGGACCTAGTGCCAGGGACCTTTATTCCGCTGCTTCTTACTATTACGAGGAAGGATTGGACATGGAGAAGGCCAGGGAATGGATAGATAAGGCAGTGGCCATGGATACCAAAGGTGAGCAGTATTGGGTATTGCGCAGACAATCCCTGATCCACGCCAAACTTGGTGATAAAAAAGCAGCTATTGCTGCTGCCAAAAAATCCTTGGCTGCAGCTGAGGCCGCCGGAAACCAGGATTACGTGAAAATGAATAAGGATTCCCTAATGGAGTGGGGGGCCTTATAG
- a CDS encoding T9SS C-terminal target domain-containing protein, translating into MRKVIFFFSVLSIQMGLAQSNISVVGNLPERLWETSGLLYYNGKLLTHNDSGNSAELFEFDIETLTITRVIELINAINTDWEGMAQDDDFIYIGDFGNNRGERQDLHVLRISKQALDNSGEVMADRIDFTYEDQTDFTPSENSDFDAEAFFVLDNSLIVLTKQWQQQGTVAYRIPKTPGSYTAERVGSYQVNGLVTDATYDSVSNTLFLVGYSNLLLPFFVEIGPVSENSIFGDSQNKTNLSVGQAQIEAITLHGGVFYMTSEAFSNPPIVDSPSRLFSFTLDDGRDGLPMEGIPQGDLIVFKSFGATQLEYSLHTDRPIFGMGIFDGMGRLVEFTPLERISDSPIDISQLAVGLYYLSFFYQDTSISAPFFGN; encoded by the coding sequence GTGCGAAAGGTCATATTCTTTTTTTCCGTTTTGTCCATTCAAATGGGATTGGCACAATCCAATATTTCGGTTGTGGGTAATCTACCCGAACGCTTATGGGAGACCTCTGGCTTGCTCTATTACAACGGAAAATTATTGACCCATAACGATTCGGGAAATTCGGCGGAGCTTTTCGAATTCGATATCGAAACCTTAACTATCACAAGGGTCATTGAGCTTATAAATGCAATTAATACGGATTGGGAAGGTATGGCCCAAGATGATGACTTCATCTACATAGGGGATTTTGGAAACAATAGGGGGGAACGCCAGGATTTACATGTTTTAAGGATTTCCAAGCAGGCATTGGATAATTCAGGTGAGGTGATGGCGGATCGTATTGATTTTACCTATGAAGACCAGACGGATTTTACGCCAAGTGAAAACAGTGATTTTGATGCAGAAGCCTTTTTTGTGCTGGATAATTCCCTTATTGTTTTGACCAAACAATGGCAACAGCAAGGTACCGTTGCCTATCGAATTCCCAAAACACCGGGTAGTTATACGGCAGAACGTGTGGGCTCCTATCAGGTGAATGGCCTGGTAACGGATGCAACTTATGATTCCGTTTCCAATACCCTATTTTTAGTAGGGTATTCCAACTTGTTGCTCCCCTTCTTTGTGGAAATAGGTCCGGTTTCTGAAAATTCCATATTTGGCGATTCCCAAAACAAGACCAATTTATCCGTAGGGCAGGCCCAAATAGAAGCCATCACTTTACACGGAGGTGTTTTTTATATGACGTCGGAAGCTTTTTCAAATCCCCCTATCGTGGATTCCCCATCAAGGCTTTTTTCGTTTACCCTGGATGATGGGAGGGATGGATTACCCATGGAAGGTATCCCTCAAGGTGATTTAATTGTTTTTAAGAGTTTTGGGGCAACCCAATTGGAGTATTCATTGCATACAGATCGCCCCATTTTTGGTATGGGTATCTTTGATGGTATGGGCCGTCTTGTGGAATTTACACCATTGGAACGAATTTCGGATAGTCCCATTGATATATCGCAACTGGCTGTTGGATTGTACTATCTCAGCTTCTTTTACCAGGATACCAGTATTTCCGCACCATTTTTTGGGAATTGA
- a CDS encoding cryptochrome/photolyase family protein, translating to MNGKIAVFWFRRDLRLEDNVGLYQALQSGYPVYPIFIFDPEILDKLPENDARVTFIHEQLQKIRNLLQTKGDSSLAIYHGSPKKVFSGLIGQHRIQYVFTNHDYEPYARERDAEIKKFLEKEGIGFKTFRDQVIFEKNEVVKDDGTPYVVYTPYKNRWKETFNAATDLVDYAIDFSNFVKNTKLPDLSLSDLRFTISPIKVPDYIVTKELIQNYEGTRNFPAKEKGTSRLGPHLRFGTVSIRKMVRKAIQEENEVFWNELIWREFFMQILWHFPHTVHKAFKPKYDRIIWRNSIEEFEKWKKGETGYPLVDAGMRELNQTGYMHNRVRMLVASFLCKHLLIDWRWGEAYFAEKLLDFELASNVGNWQWASGSGVDAAPYFRIFNPMTQIDKFDKQKAYINRWVPDLQELSYPLPMVEHKFARERCLKIYKEALG from the coding sequence ATGAACGGGAAAATTGCTGTTTTTTGGTTTCGACGTGACTTAAGGTTGGAGGACAATGTTGGGTTGTACCAAGCCCTACAAAGTGGGTATCCAGTATACCCCATTTTCATATTTGACCCGGAAATACTGGATAAACTTCCTGAAAATGATGCACGGGTCACCTTTATTCACGAACAGCTCCAAAAAATTCGAAATCTACTCCAAACCAAGGGTGATAGCTCTTTAGCCATTTATCATGGTTCCCCAAAAAAAGTATTCTCGGGATTGATTGGGCAACATCGTATACAGTATGTTTTTACCAACCATGATTATGAACCCTATGCCAGGGAACGTGATGCCGAAATAAAAAAGTTTCTCGAAAAGGAAGGTATTGGTTTCAAAACGTTTAGGGACCAGGTCATTTTTGAAAAAAATGAGGTGGTCAAGGACGATGGTACCCCTTATGTGGTATACACGCCATACAAGAACCGTTGGAAGGAAACCTTTAACGCTGCAACGGATTTGGTGGATTACGCCATTGACTTTTCCAACTTCGTCAAGAATACCAAATTGCCCGATCTTAGTCTTTCGGACCTAAGGTTTACAATATCCCCCATAAAGGTTCCCGATTATATCGTGACAAAGGAGTTGATCCAAAACTACGAGGGGACACGCAATTTTCCCGCCAAGGAAAAAGGAACCTCCAGATTGGGCCCACATTTACGCTTTGGAACGGTTTCGATCCGTAAAATGGTAAGAAAAGCCATTCAGGAAGAAAACGAGGTGTTTTGGAACGAATTGATTTGGCGTGAGTTTTTTATGCAAATCCTCTGGCACTTTCCGCATACCGTCCATAAAGCCTTTAAACCGAAATATGACCGTATCATCTGGCGTAACAGTATCGAGGAATTTGAAAAGTGGAAAAAGGGGGAAACGGGGTATCCCCTTGTTGATGCAGGCATGCGTGAACTCAACCAAACCGGCTATATGCACAATAGGGTCCGCATGTTGGTCGCCAGCTTCCTGTGCAAACACCTGTTAATCGATTGGCGTTGGGGAGAAGCGTATTTTGCGGAAAAACTACTGGATTTTGAATTGGCCAGCAATGTCGGTAATTGGCAATGGGCCTCAGGTAGTGGGGTGGACGCAGCACCCTACTTCAGAATATTCAATCCCATGACCCAAATTGATAAGTTCGATAAGCAAAAAGCATACATCAATAGGTGGGTGCCGGATTTGCAGGAGCTTAGCTACCCCCTTCCAATGGTTGAACATAAGTTCGCCAGGGAGCGCTGCCTTAAAATTTATAAGGAAGCCTTGGGTTAA